The following proteins are encoded in a genomic region of Stutzerimonas balearica DSM 6083:
- the fadD1 gene encoding long-chain-fatty-acid--CoA ligase FadD1, whose product MTDNFWKDKYPVGVASEINPDEYQNIQAVLKQSCERFADKPAFSNLGKTLTYGELYRLSGEFAAYLQQLPGLEPGDRIAVQLPNVLQYPVVVFGAMRAGLIVVNTNPLYTAREMEHQFNDAGAKALVCLANMAHLAEEVLPRTGIKHVIVTEVGDMLPPIKRLLVNAVVKHVKKMVPSYSLPKAIKFTDALAGGRGKSLREACPQGDDVAVLQYTGGTTGVAKGAMLTHRNIVANMLQNRALMGSELQEGTEVMIAPLPLYHIYAFTFHCMAMMLIGAHNILITNPRDLPTMVKDLSKYRFTGFVGLNTLFVALCNNDSFRALDFSGLKLTVSGGMALQLATAERWKAVTGCDIAEGFGMTETSPVVSVNPIKHIKLGTIGIPLPSTECKVIDDEGNDLPMGSIGELCVRGPQVMKGYWQRPEATAEILSADGWLKTGDIGVIQEDGYMRIVDRKKDMILVSGFNVYPNELEDVLATLPGVLQCAAIGVPDEKSGEAIKLFVVAKPGESLTKEQVMQHMHDNLTGYKRPRYIEFRDSLPTTNVGKILRRELRDQELKKQAATA is encoded by the coding sequence ATGACCGATAACTTCTGGAAGGATAAATATCCTGTTGGGGTTGCAAGCGAAATCAATCCCGACGAATACCAGAACATCCAGGCGGTGCTTAAGCAGTCGTGCGAGCGATTCGCCGACAAGCCGGCCTTCAGCAACCTCGGCAAGACCCTCACCTATGGCGAGCTGTATCGGCTCTCTGGCGAGTTTGCCGCCTACCTCCAGCAACTCCCGGGCCTGGAACCCGGCGACCGCATCGCCGTGCAGCTGCCGAACGTGCTGCAGTATCCGGTGGTGGTGTTCGGCGCCATGCGTGCCGGGCTCATCGTGGTCAATACCAATCCGCTCTATACCGCGCGGGAGATGGAGCACCAGTTCAACGATGCCGGCGCCAAGGCGCTGGTGTGTCTGGCCAACATGGCGCACCTGGCCGAGGAAGTGCTGCCGCGCACCGGCATCAAGCACGTGATCGTCACCGAGGTCGGCGATATGTTGCCGCCGATCAAGCGCCTGCTGGTCAATGCCGTGGTCAAGCACGTCAAGAAGATGGTGCCCAGCTACAGCCTGCCCAAGGCGATCAAGTTCACCGACGCGCTGGCCGGCGGCCGCGGCAAGTCACTCAGGGAAGCCTGCCCGCAGGGCGACGACGTCGCCGTGCTGCAGTACACCGGCGGCACCACCGGCGTGGCCAAGGGCGCCATGCTCACGCACCGCAACATCGTCGCCAACATGCTGCAGAACCGCGCACTGATGGGTAGCGAGCTGCAGGAAGGCACCGAGGTGATGATCGCGCCGCTGCCGCTGTATCACATCTACGCCTTCACCTTTCACTGCATGGCGATGATGCTGATCGGCGCGCACAACATCCTGATCACCAACCCGCGCGACCTGCCGACGATGGTCAAGGACCTCTCCAAGTACCGCTTCACCGGTTTCGTCGGCCTCAACACGCTGTTTGTCGCGCTGTGCAACAACGACAGTTTCCGCGCACTGGACTTTTCCGGCCTGAAGCTCACGGTGTCCGGCGGCATGGCGCTGCAGCTGGCGACGGCCGAGCGCTGGAAGGCCGTGACCGGTTGCGACATCGCCGAAGGCTTCGGCATGACCGAAACCAGCCCGGTGGTATCGGTCAACCCGATCAAGCACATCAAGCTCGGCACCATCGGCATTCCGCTGCCGTCGACCGAGTGCAAGGTGATCGACGACGAGGGCAACGACCTGCCCATGGGCTCGATCGGTGAGCTCTGCGTGCGTGGCCCGCAGGTCATGAAGGGTTACTGGCAGCGCCCCGAGGCGACCGCCGAGATCCTCAGCGCCGACGGCTGGCTGAAGACCGGCGACATTGGCGTGATCCAGGAAGACGGCTACATGCGCATCGTCGACCGGAAGAAGGACATGATCCTGGTGTCCGGCTTCAACGTGTATCCGAACGAGCTGGAGGACGTGCTGGCCACCCTGCCGGGCGTGCTGCAATGTGCTGCCATCGGCGTGCCGGACGAGAAATCGGGCGAGGCGATCAAGCTGTTCGTGGTGGCCAAGCCAGGCGAGAGCCTGACCAAGGAGCAGGTCATGCAGCATATGCACGACAACCTGACCGGCTACAAGCGGCCGCGCTACATCGAGTTCCGTGACAGCCTGCCGACCACCAATGTCGGCAAGATCCTGCGCCGCGAGCTGCGCGACCAGGAGCTGAAGAAACAGGCGGCGACGGCTTAA
- a CDS encoding MaoC family dehydratase has protein sequence MTRISNTPYSALEVGQKASYEKTVDERDIQLFAAMSGDRNPVHLDADYAAGTLFKERIAHGMFSGALISAAVACTLPGPGTIYLGQTMKFTRPVKLGDTLVVRLEILEKLPKNRVRVATQVYNQNEEIVVDGEAEVLAPRKQETVELKELPPISFG, from the coding sequence ATGACCCGCATCAGCAACACGCCTTACTCCGCATTGGAAGTCGGCCAGAAGGCCAGCTACGAGAAGACCGTCGACGAGCGCGACATCCAGCTGTTCGCCGCCATGTCCGGCGACCGCAACCCCGTGCACCTGGACGCCGACTATGCCGCCGGGACGTTATTCAAGGAGCGTATCGCCCATGGCATGTTCAGCGGGGCGCTGATCAGCGCGGCGGTCGCCTGCACCCTGCCCGGCCCAGGCACCATCTATCTGGGCCAGACAATGAAGTTCACCCGGCCGGTGAAGCTGGGTGACACCCTGGTGGTGCGTCTGGAGATCCTCGAGAAGCTGCCGAAGAACCGTGTGCGCGTCGCCACCCAGGTCTACAACCAGAACGAGGAAATCGTGGTCGACGGCGAAGCCGAAGTGCTGGCCCCGCGCAAGCAGGAAACCGTCGAACTCAAGGAGCTGCCACCGATCAGCTTCGGCTGA
- a CDS encoding ISL3 family transposase, with protein sequence MHDVNTFLPFWEGFSVIGIRPDGEALLIDLIPNPSRFPTCSGCHQPSTTIHEYCQRSIRDLPILGRSVRLNVELRRVECGACGKRMESVSWLDRYSRMTRRLAEAVTQACRRLPTLHVAELFGLHWDSVRLLERRALQAALEKLPKAQPKRLVMDEFALFKGHRYASVVLDADTRRVLWIGEGRSRAAIRPFFEELGPEGCARIEAVAMDMNTAFDLEVRQHCPQARVVYDLFHVVAKYGREVIDRVRVDEANRLRHDKPARKVIKQARWLLLRNPENLKREEQQLRLQDLLAANQSLMTVYLMKAELKTLWSPTTAWGWRSAWKQWLRLAGESEIPALKQFAKRLRGYWRGILSRVRWPMHTGQLEGINNRIKVIKRMAYGYRDSEFFFMKIKNNFPGNP encoded by the coding sequence GTGCACGATGTTAATACGTTCCTGCCCTTTTGGGAGGGCTTTTCTGTCATTGGCATCAGACCTGACGGCGAAGCGCTGTTGATCGATCTGATCCCAAATCCCAGCAGATTCCCTACTTGCAGCGGCTGCCATCAGCCCAGCACCACCATCCATGAATACTGTCAGCGCTCGATCCGTGACTTGCCCATTCTTGGCCGTTCGGTGCGATTGAATGTGGAGCTGCGACGCGTCGAATGTGGCGCATGCGGTAAGCGAATGGAGTCAGTTAGCTGGCTTGACCGCTATTCGCGGATGACCAGACGGCTGGCCGAAGCGGTGACTCAGGCTTGCCGGCGGTTGCCCACACTGCACGTCGCTGAGCTGTTCGGCTTGCACTGGGATAGCGTGCGTTTGCTGGAGCGACGAGCGTTACAAGCCGCCTTGGAGAAGCTACCGAAAGCTCAGCCGAAGCGCTTGGTGATGGATGAGTTCGCCTTGTTCAAAGGGCATCGCTACGCCAGCGTTGTGCTGGATGCCGATACCCGACGGGTACTGTGGATTGGCGAAGGACGCAGTCGAGCTGCCATCAGGCCGTTCTTTGAAGAGCTGGGGCCGGAAGGCTGCGCTCGGATAGAAGCAGTGGCGATGGACATGAATACTGCGTTTGACTTGGAGGTGCGCCAACACTGCCCGCAGGCGCGGGTGGTCTATGACCTGTTTCATGTGGTCGCCAAGTACGGTCGAGAAGTGATTGATCGAGTGCGAGTGGATGAAGCCAACCGTCTGCGGCATGACAAGCCTGCACGTAAGGTCATCAAGCAAGCGCGGTGGCTGTTGCTGCGCAATCCAGAGAACCTCAAACGCGAAGAGCAGCAACTACGCCTACAGGATCTACTGGCCGCTAACCAGTCGCTGATGACGGTTTACCTGATGAAAGCCGAACTTAAAACGCTCTGGTCGCCCACCACTGCCTGGGGCTGGCGATCAGCCTGGAAGCAATGGCTGCGCTTGGCTGGAGAAAGCGAGATACCAGCACTGAAGCAGTTTGCTAAACGACTGAGGGGCTACTGGCGCGGCATCCTGAGCCGAGTGCGCTGGCCCATGCACACGGGTCAGCTAGAAGGGATTAACAACCGGATCAAGGTCATCAAACGGATGGCTTACGGCTACCGGGACAGCGAATTCTTCTTTATGAAGATCAAGAATAACTTCCCCGGTAATCCGTGA
- a CDS encoding methyl-accepting chemotaxis protein yields the protein MLSNLRLRTKLLLLALGPILLLTILLSGITVLRLQHLAEAQEVQTRQSLIRDRQAELEHYVGIAYNAIKPIYEASAAQDMQARAEAVAVLQELNYGKEGYFWGYDTKTVRLFQGNTGDKVGQSFYDFKDAQGNYPIRELVKAGVDGSHYVHYSFVLGADKVIVPKVGYSLHLPKWDMIFGTALNLDGVERDVQAARAEFQDRIDTLVGIMLGSAVALLAVIGLLAMLMSNALLRPLLLIKRNLDDMAQGDGDLTHRLPITSEDELGELARSFNRFVEKIHSLVQQVAGTTTQLTGLVGAVATQAQRSEQAMAGQRSETDQVATAINEMSAAASEVAMSAQRAAEAARETDQQGQLAKQVVDQSIRQIHELVGELRGSGESLEGLQQDVKGIVGVLDVIRAIAEQTNLLALNAAIEAARAGEAGRGFAVVADEVRALASRTQQSTGEIQGMIDRLQSATTHTVSTMLRAGEKGESTQQQANQAGESLDAIAALIGTINSMNAQIASAAEEQTAVAEEINRSVHHIADAVDGVASDASQGAQTARDLNALAERLQGLVRQFRV from the coding sequence ATGCTCTCGAACCTGCGTCTTAGAACCAAATTGCTGCTCTTGGCCCTGGGGCCGATCCTGCTGTTGACCATCCTGCTCAGCGGGATCACCGTGCTGCGCCTGCAGCACCTGGCCGAAGCGCAGGAGGTGCAGACGCGCCAGAGCCTCATCCGCGATCGCCAGGCCGAGCTGGAGCACTACGTCGGCATCGCCTACAACGCGATCAAGCCGATCTACGAAGCCTCTGCCGCGCAGGACATGCAGGCTCGCGCCGAAGCCGTTGCCGTGCTGCAGGAGCTCAACTACGGCAAGGAAGGCTACTTCTGGGGCTACGACACCAAGACCGTGCGGCTCTTCCAGGGCAACACCGGCGACAAGGTCGGCCAGAGCTTCTATGACTTCAAGGATGCTCAGGGCAACTATCCCATCCGCGAGCTGGTCAAGGCCGGCGTCGACGGCAGCCACTACGTGCACTACAGCTTCGTGCTCGGCGCCGACAAGGTGATCGTGCCGAAGGTCGGCTATTCGTTGCACCTGCCCAAGTGGGACATGATTTTCGGTACGGCGCTCAACCTCGACGGCGTCGAGCGTGACGTACAGGCCGCGCGCGCCGAGTTCCAGGACCGCATCGACACCCTGGTCGGCATCATGCTTGGCTCGGCGGTCGCCTTGCTGGCGGTGATCGGCTTGCTGGCGATGCTGATGAGCAATGCGCTGCTGCGCCCGCTGCTGCTGATCAAACGCAACCTCGACGACATGGCGCAAGGCGATGGCGACCTGACCCACCGGCTGCCGATCACCAGCGAGGACGAGCTCGGCGAACTGGCGCGCTCGTTCAACCGCTTCGTCGAGAAGATTCACTCGCTGGTGCAGCAAGTGGCGGGCACCACCACCCAGCTCACCGGTCTGGTCGGTGCGGTCGCCACCCAGGCGCAGCGTTCGGAGCAGGCGATGGCCGGCCAGCGCAGCGAAACCGACCAGGTGGCCACGGCCATCAACGAGATGTCGGCCGCCGCCAGTGAAGTGGCGATGAGTGCCCAGCGCGCCGCTGAAGCCGCCCGCGAGACCGATCAGCAGGGCCAGCTGGCCAAGCAGGTGGTCGATCAGAGTATCCGCCAGATTCACGAGCTGGTCGGCGAACTGCGCGGCAGCGGCGAATCGCTCGAGGGGCTGCAGCAGGACGTCAAGGGTATCGTCGGCGTGCTCGACGTGATTCGCGCGATCGCCGAGCAGACCAACCTGCTCGCACTCAACGCAGCGATCGAGGCGGCGCGCGCGGGTGAGGCCGGGCGCGGCTTTGCCGTGGTCGCCGACGAGGTGCGTGCGCTGGCCAGCCGCACGCAGCAGAGCACCGGCGAGATCCAGGGCATGATCGACCGCTTGCAGAGCGCCACCACCCATACCGTCTCGACCATGCTGCGCGCCGGCGAGAAGGGCGAGAGCACCCAGCAGCAGGCCAATCAGGCCGGCGAGTCGCTCGACGCCATCGCCGCGCTGATCGGCACCATCAACTCGATGAACGCGCAGATCGCCAGTGCCGCCGAGGAACAGACGGCCGTTGCCGAAGAGATCAACCGCAGCGTGCACCATATCGCCGATGCCGTAGATGGCGTGGCCAGCGATGCCTCGCAGGGGGCGCAGACCGCGCGCGACCTCAATGCGCTGGCCGAGCGTCTGCAGGGCCTGGTCCGTCAGTTCCGCGTCTGA
- the fadD2 gene encoding long-chain-fatty-acid--CoA ligase FadD2: protein MQPDFWSDKRPAGVPNEIDMGGYRSVVDVFERACRQHADRPAFTNMGVTLNYADLERHSAAFAAWLQNHTDLKPGDRIAVQMPNLLQYPIAVFGALRAGLIVVNTNPLYTVREMRHQFRDAGARALVYLNTFGKQVQEVLADTEIEYLIEAQIGDLLPSFKGLLVNTAVKHVKKMVPAYNLPQAVSFKRLLREGAGAGLRPVSLALEDIAVLQYTGGTTGVAKGAMLSHGNLVANMQQVKANMQQLDAQGHPVIREGQEVMIAPLPLYHIYAFTVNCMCMMVTGNHNVLITNPRDINAFVKELQRWQFSGFLGLNTLFVALMSHPEFGKIDFSRLKGTNSGGTALMSAVAERWKSLTGCTVMEGYGLTETSPVVCANPHGEKSRLGTVGLPVPGTQLKVIDEAGNTLPLGDRGELCVKGPQVMVGYWQRPEATAEVLDAEGWLRTGDIAVIDAEGFVSIVDRKKDLIIVSGFNVYPNEIEEVVMAHPKVAACAAIGVQDEKSGEAVKLFVVPSAPDLTEAELHAYCRENFTGYKMPRHYVFRESLPMTPVGKILRRELRDLA from the coding sequence ATGCAACCTGATTTCTGGAGCGACAAACGGCCGGCGGGCGTGCCCAACGAAATCGACATGGGCGGTTACCGCTCGGTCGTCGATGTGTTCGAGCGCGCTTGCCGGCAGCATGCGGACCGTCCGGCATTCACCAACATGGGTGTGACCCTCAATTACGCCGATCTGGAGCGCCATTCGGCGGCCTTCGCGGCCTGGCTGCAGAACCACACCGATCTCAAGCCGGGCGATCGCATCGCGGTGCAGATGCCGAACCTCTTGCAATATCCCATCGCCGTGTTCGGTGCGCTGCGGGCGGGGCTGATCGTGGTCAACACCAACCCCTTGTATACCGTGCGTGAAATGCGCCACCAGTTCCGGGATGCCGGGGCGCGGGCGCTGGTGTACCTGAACACCTTTGGCAAGCAGGTGCAGGAAGTGCTGGCTGACACCGAGATCGAGTATCTGATCGAAGCGCAGATCGGCGACCTGTTGCCCTCATTCAAGGGGCTGTTGGTCAACACCGCGGTCAAGCACGTGAAAAAGATGGTGCCCGCCTACAACCTGCCGCAGGCGGTTTCGTTCAAGCGTCTGCTGCGCGAGGGGGCCGGTGCCGGCTTGCGCCCGGTGTCGCTGGCGCTCGAGGACATCGCCGTGCTGCAGTACACCGGCGGCACTACGGGCGTGGCCAAGGGCGCGATGCTCAGCCACGGCAACCTGGTCGCCAACATGCAGCAGGTCAAGGCCAACATGCAGCAGCTCGACGCGCAGGGCCACCCGGTGATCCGCGAAGGACAGGAGGTGATGATCGCGCCGCTGCCGCTGTATCACATCTATGCATTTACGGTGAACTGCATGTGCATGATGGTCACGGGCAACCATAACGTGCTAATCACCAATCCACGCGACATCAACGCTTTCGTCAAGGAGCTGCAACGCTGGCAGTTCTCCGGTTTTCTCGGGCTGAACACGCTGTTCGTTGCACTGATGAGTCACCCGGAGTTCGGCAAGATCGATTTCTCCCGCCTCAAGGGCACCAACTCGGGCGGCACTGCGCTGATGTCGGCAGTGGCCGAGCGCTGGAAGAGCCTGACCGGCTGCACGGTGATGGAAGGCTATGGGCTGACGGAGACATCGCCGGTGGTCTGCGCCAATCCGCACGGCGAGAAGTCGCGCCTGGGCACGGTCGGCCTGCCGGTGCCGGGCACGCAGTTGAAGGTGATCGACGAGGCCGGCAACACCCTGCCGCTGGGCGATCGCGGCGAACTCTGCGTCAAGGGCCCGCAGGTGATGGTCGGCTACTGGCAGCGCCCCGAGGCGACCGCCGAGGTGCTGGACGCCGAGGGCTGGCTGCGCACCGGCGACATCGCGGTGATCGACGCTGAGGGCTTTGTCAGTATCGTCGACCGCAAGAAGGACCTGATCATCGTCTCGGGCTTCAACGTCTATCCCAACGAGATCGAAGAAGTGGTGATGGCGCATCCCAAGGTCGCAGCCTGCGCCGCCATCGGTGTACAGGACGAAAAATCGGGCGAGGCGGTCAAGCTGTTCGTGGTGCCGAGCGCGCCCGATCTCACCGAGGCCGAGTTGCACGCCTACTGCCGGGAGAACTTCACCGGCTACAAGATGCCCCGCCATTACGTGTTCCGCGAGTCCCTGCCAATGACCCCGGTGGGCAAGATCCTGCGGCGCGAATTGCGCGACCTCGCCTGA
- the rapA gene encoding RNA polymerase-associated protein RapA: protein MAQQYLPGQRWISDSEAELGLGTILTQDGRMLTVLYPATGETRQYAVRSAPLTRVRFVPGDEITHFEGWKMTVREVDDVDGLLVYHGLTAHNEARTLPETQLSNFIQFRLASDRLFAGQIDPLAWFSLRYHTLQHQSAQLQSSLWGLGGARAQPIAHQLHIAREVADRIAPRVLLADEVGLGKTIEAGLVIHRQLLSGRASRVLILVPENLQHQWLVEMRRRFNLDVALFDAERFIESDASNPFEDAQLALVSLEWLKGDERAQDAAFAAGWDLLVVDEAHHLVWHPEGASPEYRLVEQLAEVIPGVLLLTATPEQLGLDSHFARLRLLDPNRFHDLEAFRAESNHYQPVAEAVQELLDEGRLSMKSHQTIHEFLGSEGEALLAAVTDGDIEASNRLVRELLDRHGTGRLLFRNTRAAVKGFPERQLHPYPLPCPVEYLELPVGEQAELYPEVSFQSQQEPGDEQNRWWQFDPRVEWLIDTLKMLKKYKVLVICAHAETALDLEDALRVRSGIPATVFHEGMSILERDRAAAYFADEEFGAQVLICSEIGSEGRNFQFAHHLVLFDLPAHPDLLEQRIGRLDRIGQKHTIQLHVPYLETSPQERLFRWYHDALNAFLATCPTGNALQHQFGAQLLDQLEANDDEAFGALIDAARGERERLEGELHKGRDRLLELNSAGGDKGAALVEAIAEQDDQFALPIYMEKLFDAFGIDSEDHSENALVLRPSEKMLDASFPLGDDEAVTVTYDRQQALAREDMQFLTWEHPMVRGGMDLVLSGSMGNTAVALIKNKALKPGTVLLELLYVSEVVAPRALQLSRFLPPMALRCLLDANGNDLAAKVAFDTLNDQLESVPRSSANKFVQAQRDQLGAQINAAEARVAPRHAARVAEAQQRLTAELDEELARLIALQAVNPSVRDSEIEALRRQREDGLAMLEKAALRLEAIRVLVAG from the coding sequence ATGGCGCAGCAGTATCTACCGGGACAACGCTGGATCAGCGACAGCGAAGCGGAACTGGGTCTCGGCACCATCCTCACACAGGATGGACGCATGCTCACCGTGCTCTATCCAGCGACCGGCGAAACCCGCCAATACGCGGTGCGCAGCGCCCCGCTGACGCGCGTGCGCTTCGTCCCCGGCGACGAGATCACCCACTTCGAAGGCTGGAAGATGACCGTGCGCGAGGTCGACGACGTCGACGGCCTGCTGGTCTACCACGGCCTGACCGCACACAACGAAGCCCGCACCCTGCCGGAAACCCAGCTGTCGAACTTCATCCAGTTCCGCCTGGCCAGCGACCGCCTCTTCGCCGGCCAGATCGACCCGCTGGCCTGGTTCTCCCTGCGCTATCACACCCTGCAGCATCAGAGCGCACAGCTGCAGTCGTCGCTCTGGGGCCTCGGCGGCGCCCGTGCACAGCCCATCGCGCACCAGCTGCACATCGCCCGCGAGGTTGCCGACCGCATCGCTCCACGCGTGCTGCTGGCCGACGAGGTGGGCCTGGGCAAAACCATCGAGGCCGGCCTGGTCATCCATCGCCAGCTGCTCTCCGGCCGCGCCAGCCGGGTGCTGATCCTGGTGCCGGAAAACCTCCAGCACCAGTGGCTGGTAGAGATGCGTCGACGCTTCAACCTCGACGTCGCCCTGTTCGACGCCGAGCGCTTCATCGAGAGCGATGCCAGCAACCCGTTCGAGGACGCCCAGCTGGCGCTCGTCTCGCTGGAGTGGCTCAAGGGCGACGAGCGCGCCCAGGATGCGGCCTTTGCCGCCGGCTGGGACCTGCTGGTGGTCGACGAGGCACACCATCTGGTCTGGCACCCGGAGGGCGCGAGCCCCGAGTACCGCCTGGTCGAGCAATTGGCCGAGGTCATCCCCGGCGTACTGCTGCTCACCGCCACCCCCGAACAACTGGGCCTGGACAGCCACTTCGCGCGGCTGCGCCTGCTCGACCCGAACCGCTTCCACGACCTGGAGGCCTTCCGCGCCGAGAGCAACCACTATCAGCCCGTGGCCGAAGCCGTGCAGGAGCTGCTCGACGAAGGCCGGCTGTCGATGAAATCGCACCAGACCATCCACGAATTTCTCGGCAGCGAAGGCGAAGCGCTGCTGGCCGCCGTCACCGATGGCGACATCGAGGCCAGCAACCGGCTGGTGCGCGAGCTGCTCGACCGCCACGGCACCGGCCGCCTGCTGTTCCGCAACACGCGCGCCGCGGTCAAGGGCTTCCCCGAGCGCCAGCTGCATCCCTACCCGCTGCCCTGCCCGGTCGAATACCTCGAGCTGCCTGTCGGCGAACAGGCCGAGCTCTATCCGGAGGTCTCGTTCCAGAGCCAGCAGGAACCGGGCGACGAGCAGAACCGCTGGTGGCAGTTCGATCCGCGGGTCGAATGGCTGATCGACACCCTGAAAATGCTGAAGAAGTACAAGGTGCTGGTCATCTGCGCCCATGCCGAGACCGCACTCGATCTCGAAGATGCCCTGCGCGTACGCTCCGGCATCCCGGCCACGGTGTTCCACGAGGGCATGAGCATTCTCGAGCGCGACCGCGCCGCCGCCTACTTCGCCGACGAGGAATTCGGCGCGCAGGTGCTGATCTGCTCGGAAATCGGCTCCGAGGGACGCAACTTCCAGTTCGCCCATCACCTGGTGCTGTTCGACCTGCCGGCCCACCCGGATTTGCTCGAACAGCGCATCGGCCGCCTCGACCGGATCGGCCAGAAGCACACCATTCAGCTGCACGTCCCCTATCTGGAAACCAGCCCCCAGGAGCGCCTGTTCCGCTGGTACCACGACGCGCTCAACGCCTTCCTGGCCACCTGCCCGACCGGCAATGCCCTGCAACACCAGTTCGGCGCGCAGCTGCTGGATCAGCTGGAGGCCAACGATGACGAGGCCTTCGGGGCACTGATCGATGCCGCCCGCGGCGAGCGCGAGCGACTCGAGGGCGAGCTGCACAAGGGCCGCGACCGCCTGCTGGAGCTGAATTCGGCCGGTGGCGACAAAGGCGCCGCGCTGGTCGAAGCCATTGCCGAGCAGGACGACCAGTTCGCCCTGCCGATCTATATGGAAAAGCTCTTCGATGCCTTTGGTATCGACAGCGAGGACCATTCCGAGAACGCCCTGGTGCTGCGCCCGAGCGAGAAGATGCTCGATGCCAGCTTCCCGCTGGGCGACGACGAGGCCGTGACGGTCACCTACGACCGCCAGCAGGCCCTGGCACGCGAAGACATGCAGTTCCTCACCTGGGAGCATCCGATGGTCCGCGGCGGCATGGATCTGGTGCTGTCCGGCTCGATGGGCAATACCGCCGTGGCGCTGATCAAGAACAAGGCCCTCAAGCCCGGCACCGTTCTGCTCGAGTTGCTCTATGTCAGCGAAGTGGTGGCTCCGCGTGCGCTGCAGCTGTCGCGCTTTCTGCCGCCGATGGCGCTGCGCTGCCTGCTCGATGCCAATGGCAACGACCTGGCGGCCAAGGTCGCCTTCGACACCCTCAACGACCAGCTCGAAAGCGTGCCGCGCTCGAGCGCCAACAAGTTCGTCCAGGCTCAGCGCGACCAGCTGGGTGCGCAGATCAATGCGGCCGAAGCCAGGGTTGCGCCGCGCCATGCCGCCCGCGTCGCCGAGGCCCAGCAACGCCTGACCGCCGAACTGGACGAAGAGCTGGCGCGCCTGATCGCCCTGCAGGCGGTCAACCCGAGCGTGCGCGACAGCGAGATCGAAGCCCTGCGCCGCCAGCGAGAGGACGGCCTGGCGATGCTGGAGAAGGCCGCCCTGCGCCTGGAGGCCATTCGCGTGCTGGTGGCTGGCTGA
- the ccoM gene encoding cytochrome c oxidase subunit CcoM, giving the protein MFVDSVVLAGVVTVGLMVVFLGGVAYFIWRDSKKKRS; this is encoded by the coding sequence ATGTTCGTCGATAGCGTAGTACTCGCAGGGGTGGTCACGGTCGGCCTGATGGTCGTTTTCCTGGGCGGTGTTGCTTATTTCATCTGGCGGGACTCGAAGAAGAAGCGCAGCTGA
- a CDS encoding alpha-ketoglutarate-dependent dioxygenase AlkB family protein, with the protein MQRIELADAELLYCRAWCPPQEADRWLRELIATLPWSQPSIRLFGRQVKVPREVAWIGDPEARYRYSGLDNQPSPWPPLLAAIRQRLERELGRPFNGVLVNHYRDGQDAMGWHSDDEPELGGDPLVASLSLGATRRFDLRRKGQTRIAHSLELEHGSLLVMGGLTQHHWQHQIARTTRVHAPRVNLTFRQIIASRTDR; encoded by the coding sequence ATGCAGCGAATCGAACTCGCCGATGCCGAGCTGCTCTACTGCCGCGCCTGGTGCCCGCCACAAGAGGCCGATCGATGGCTGCGCGAGCTGATCGCCACGTTGCCCTGGTCGCAGCCGTCGATCCGCCTGTTCGGCAGACAGGTGAAGGTGCCGCGCGAGGTCGCCTGGATCGGCGACCCCGAGGCCCGGTACCGCTACTCCGGGCTGGATAACCAGCCGTCGCCCTGGCCCCCCCTGCTGGCCGCGATTCGCCAACGCCTCGAGCGCGAGCTTGGCCGGCCATTTAACGGTGTGCTGGTCAACCATTATCGCGATGGGCAGGACGCCATGGGCTGGCACAGCGATGACGAGCCCGAGCTGGGCGGCGATCCGCTGGTCGCTTCGCTCAGCCTGGGCGCGACGCGGCGCTTCGACCTGCGTCGCAAGGGCCAGACGCGCATCGCACATTCTTTGGAGCTGGAACACGGCTCACTGCTGGTCATGGGCGGGTTGACCCAGCATCATTGGCAGCACCAGATCGCGCGCACGACCCGGGTGCATGCCCCGCGCGTCAACCTGACCTTCCGCCAGATCATCGCGAGCCGTACAGACAGATGA